A window of the Streptomyces sp. JB150 genome harbors these coding sequences:
- a CDS encoding xylan 1,4-beta-xylosidase, translating into MGRHGWDAGVRRWRLAALFGVSAAVVALLVTLVGTLPGGGPATEGTSPDGDKVHGTPATPPGRPRPDVGWGFTHTQFSADEGSPRAVARVEDRLKDDGLPQNQHIMGWGADNPEPVPGRYDFAALDARVDFMRASGATPVITLCCAPDWMKGGEAGAGETDWSQAALETAPDPGHYDDFAALAATVARRYPDVRHFIVWNEFKGFWNDAGHRWDHEGYTRMYNLVYRALKDVDEDIMVGGPYLVMDSLDPRDEHASAALRGPWGALDQRVLDAFAYWNRHKAGADFVVVDGSSYTRDDELLPDEFAATGKFTAVGEWVRRQTGGELPLWWAEYYVEPADGDDQRHGWSETHRVAVQAAGMIAMAEGGATSGFYWNPQAEEGPECRGCLWTPTGRPDGGGELPMYGLVSRFAAAFPPGTRYDSVPVSRDDVRVLATDRTALVVNTRDRALTAKVDGRTVHLQAYEVTWLTR; encoded by the coding sequence ATGGGACGACACGGGTGGGATGCGGGGGTCCGGCGGTGGCGGCTGGCCGCGCTGTTCGGCGTGTCGGCGGCCGTCGTGGCCCTGCTGGTGACCCTGGTCGGCACGCTGCCCGGCGGCGGCCCCGCCACGGAGGGCACCTCACCCGACGGCGACAAGGTGCACGGCACGCCCGCCACCCCGCCAGGGCGCCCGCGCCCCGACGTCGGCTGGGGCTTCACGCACACTCAGTTCAGCGCCGACGAGGGCAGCCCGCGCGCCGTCGCCCGCGTCGAGGACCGGCTGAAGGACGACGGGCTGCCGCAGAACCAGCACATCATGGGCTGGGGTGCCGACAACCCCGAGCCGGTGCCGGGGCGTTACGACTTCGCGGCGCTCGACGCGCGGGTCGACTTCATGCGCGCCTCCGGCGCCACCCCGGTCATCACCCTGTGCTGCGCCCCGGACTGGATGAAGGGCGGCGAGGCCGGCGCCGGCGAGACGGACTGGAGCCAGGCCGCCCTGGAGACCGCGCCCGACCCCGGGCACTACGACGACTTCGCCGCCCTCGCCGCGACCGTCGCCAGGCGCTACCCGGACGTACGGCACTTCATCGTCTGGAACGAGTTCAAGGGCTTCTGGAACGACGCCGGGCACCGCTGGGACCACGAGGGCTACACCCGGATGTACAACCTCGTGTACCGCGCGCTCAAGGACGTCGACGAGGACATCATGGTCGGCGGCCCCTACCTGGTCATGGACAGTCTCGACCCGCGCGACGAGCACGCCTCGGCCGCCCTGAGGGGCCCCTGGGGCGCCCTGGACCAACGGGTGCTGGACGCCTTCGCCTACTGGAACCGGCACAAGGCGGGCGCCGACTTCGTCGTGGTCGACGGCTCCAGCTACACCCGCGACGACGAGCTGCTGCCCGACGAGTTCGCCGCCACCGGCAAGTTCACCGCGGTGGGGGAGTGGGTGCGCCGGCAGACCGGCGGCGAGCTGCCGCTGTGGTGGGCCGAGTACTACGTCGAGCCCGCCGACGGCGACGACCAACGCCACGGCTGGTCCGAGACGCACCGGGTCGCCGTCCAGGCCGCCGGGATGATCGCCATGGCGGAGGGCGGCGCCACCTCCGGCTTCTACTGGAACCCGCAGGCCGAGGAGGGACCCGAGTGCCGCGGCTGCCTGTGGACCCCGACCGGCCGCCCGGACGGCGGCGGCGAGCTGCCGATGTACGGCCTCGTCTCCCGGTTCGCCGCCGCGTTCCCGCCGGGCACGCGCTACGACAGCGTCCCCGTCTCCCGCGACGACGTCCGCGTCCTCGCCACCGACCGCACCGCCCTCGTCGTCAACACCCGTGACCGGGCCCTGACCGCGAAGGTCGACGGCCGCACCGTCCACCTCCAGGCGTACGAGGTCACCTGGCTGACGCGCTGA
- a CDS encoding DUF5925 domain-containing protein yields MSANPHDALPIRLTVDDSDSPSDVVDALFLGRFATGEQPYSHAANIDRVRSGATLLPPDARVLRVARDDDRSATLAEGDGWTVLVSRWNRGADVTVTATTADLAKKVLAQATDGAADEPEPQPENVTMGFWYVSPRRGPHRTTRQISAGTWDEVRGNYTAPVAEAMDRLMKTTPEDIAGRLLLLHGPPGTGKTSALRTLARSWRDWCQVDCVLDPERLFSDVGYLMDIAIGEEDAAGKGRWRLLLLEDCDELIRGEAKHTAGQALSRLLNLTDGLLGQGRNVLVGVTTNEDLERLHPAVVRPGRCLARIEVGRLTRAEAVNWLGTEEGVGRDGATLAELYALRRGTSPASLPEPRGGTEAGLYL; encoded by the coding sequence ATGTCCGCGAACCCACACGACGCACTGCCGATCCGGCTCACCGTCGACGACAGCGACTCGCCGTCCGATGTCGTCGACGCGCTGTTCCTCGGCCGTTTCGCGACGGGCGAGCAGCCCTACTCGCACGCCGCGAACATCGACCGCGTCCGCTCCGGGGCGACCCTGCTGCCGCCGGACGCGCGCGTGCTGCGGGTGGCCCGCGACGACGACCGCAGCGCCACCCTCGCCGAGGGCGACGGCTGGACGGTGCTGGTCTCCCGCTGGAACCGGGGCGCCGACGTCACCGTGACGGCGACCACGGCCGACCTGGCGAAGAAGGTCCTCGCCCAGGCCACGGACGGCGCGGCGGACGAGCCCGAGCCGCAGCCGGAGAACGTCACGATGGGCTTCTGGTACGTCTCGCCGAGGCGTGGCCCGCACCGGACGACCCGGCAGATCTCGGCGGGCACGTGGGACGAGGTGCGGGGCAACTACACGGCGCCGGTCGCGGAGGCGATGGACCGCCTGATGAAGACGACGCCGGAGGACATCGCGGGCCGTCTGCTGCTGCTGCACGGCCCGCCCGGCACCGGCAAGACCTCGGCGCTGCGCACCCTGGCCCGCTCCTGGCGGGACTGGTGCCAGGTGGACTGCGTGCTGGACCCGGAGCGGCTCTTCAGCGACGTGGGCTATCTGATGGACATCGCGATCGGCGAGGAGGACGCGGCGGGCAAGGGCCGCTGGCGGCTGCTGCTGCTGGAGGACTGCGACGAGCTGATCCGCGGCGAGGCGAAGCACACGGCGGGCCAGGCCCTGTCGCGGCTGCTGAACCTGACGGACGGCCTGCTGGGCCAGGGCCGCAACGTCCTGGTCGGCGTCACCACCAACGAGGACCTGGAGCGGCTGCACCCGGCCGTCGTGCGCCCGGGGCGCTGTCTGGCGCGCATCGAGGTGGGGCGGCTGACCCGGGCGGAGGCGGTGAACTGGCTGGGCACCGAGGAGGGGGTCGGCCGGGACGGGGCGACGCTGGCCGAGCTGTACGCACTGCGCCGGGGCACGTCCCCGGCGTCGCTGCCGGAGCCGCGGGGCGGGACGGAGGCGGGGCTGTACCTGTGA
- a CDS encoding DUF72 domain-containing protein yields the protein MPVHVGTSGWQYKDWKGVLYPPEVPTRRWLEEYTRWFATVEINNAFYRLPSRETFEAWRERVPDDFVVAVKASRYLTHIKRLKDPGEPVERLMTHAAGLAGRLGPVLLQLPPTLRADAALLDACLGCFPPSVRVAVEPRHESWWTPEIRDVLTSRGAALCWADVLSRPVTPLWRTAGWGYVRFHQGRARPWPRYGRQSLETWLRRVAEAFDDGDDVYAYFNNDPGAAAVADAAAFGRLAVARGRTVTRTPAGLAGAPGR from the coding sequence ATGCCTGTGCACGTCGGCACGTCGGGATGGCAGTACAAGGACTGGAAGGGCGTCCTGTACCCGCCGGAGGTGCCCACGCGGCGCTGGCTGGAGGAGTACACGCGGTGGTTCGCCACCGTCGAGATCAACAACGCGTTCTACCGGCTGCCGTCCCGTGAGACGTTCGAGGCGTGGCGGGAGCGGGTGCCGGACGACTTCGTCGTCGCGGTCAAGGCCAGCCGGTATCTGACCCACATCAAGCGGCTGAAGGACCCCGGGGAGCCGGTGGAGCGGCTGATGACCCACGCGGCCGGTCTCGCCGGCCGGCTGGGCCCGGTGCTGCTCCAGCTGCCGCCGACGCTGCGCGCGGACGCCGCGCTGCTGGACGCGTGCCTGGGCTGCTTCCCGCCGTCGGTCCGGGTGGCCGTCGAGCCGCGGCACGAGTCGTGGTGGACGCCGGAGATCCGCGACGTGCTGACGTCCCGGGGCGCCGCCCTGTGCTGGGCGGACGTGCTGTCCCGCCCGGTCACCCCGCTGTGGCGCACGGCCGGCTGGGGGTACGTCCGCTTCCACCAGGGCCGCGCCCGGCCCTGGCCGCGCTACGGCCGCCAGTCCCTGGAGACCTGGCTGCGCCGTGTCGCGGAGGCGTTCGACGACGGTGACGACGTGTACGCGTACTTCAACAACGACCCCGGCGCGGCGGCGGTGGCGGACGCGGCGGCGTTCGGCCGGCTGGCCGTGGCGCGGGGCCGCACGGTGACACGGACCCCGGCGGGGCTGGCGGGTGCGCCCGGCCGGTGA
- a CDS encoding GntR family transcriptional regulator: protein MTLKIHIDEGAVPPYEQVRAQISAQARSGELPVGYRLPTVRGLAESLGLAANTVAKAYRALEADGVIETRGRNGTFVAAAGEAAERELAAAARSYAERAHRLGTGREAALTAVREALRAAYGE, encoded by the coding sequence GTGACCTTGAAGATCCACATCGATGAGGGCGCCGTACCGCCCTACGAGCAGGTGCGCGCGCAGATCTCCGCGCAGGCCCGGTCGGGCGAGCTGCCGGTGGGCTACCGGCTGCCCACCGTGCGCGGCCTGGCCGAGTCGCTGGGCCTGGCCGCGAACACCGTCGCCAAGGCGTACCGGGCCCTGGAGGCGGACGGCGTGATCGAGACCCGCGGCCGCAACGGCACGTTCGTCGCCGCGGCCGGCGAGGCGGCGGAGCGCGAGCTGGCCGCGGCGGCCCGGTCGTACGCCGAGCGCGCCCACCGCCTGGGCACCGGCCGGGAGGCGGCCCTGACGGCCGTACGGGAGGCGCTGCGGGCGGCGTACGGGGAGTGA
- a CDS encoding GNAT family N-acetyltransferase — MTVIVRELRPGVRADAEGFAGVRRRALPFMLTTPESVLHDLAHSHPGARHRQLVAEEDGEIVGTAQVGLAHDSPEPGQGYLNVYVDPERTRRGAGSLLVRTAEAYLAGQGAARLFAWVLDGPAHRAFAERHGYRPSRSAHFLRLDLANAALPPPQSPPPGVEVRSAAVFADDPRPLFELDAEVTADEPGDVGAEFTDYEAWLAQTWRHPLLDRELTAVVVADGRPVAFSAAHTDRAHRRYGSAMTGTARAFRGRGLAKLAKNAALHRARAAGYTEAFTGNDTGNGPMLAINAWFGYEICAREVRHVRDLG, encoded by the coding sequence ATGACCGTGATCGTGCGCGAGCTGCGCCCCGGGGTCCGGGCCGACGCCGAGGGTTTCGCCGGTGTGCGGCGCCGGGCGCTGCCGTTCATGCTGACCACTCCGGAGTCCGTGCTGCACGACCTCGCCCACAGCCATCCCGGCGCCCGTCACCGGCAGCTGGTGGCCGAGGAGGACGGCGAGATCGTCGGCACCGCCCAGGTGGGACTCGCCCACGACAGCCCGGAGCCCGGCCAGGGGTATCTGAACGTGTACGTCGATCCGGAGCGGACCCGGCGCGGCGCGGGTTCCCTGCTGGTGCGCACCGCCGAGGCATACCTGGCGGGCCAGGGCGCGGCCCGGCTGTTCGCGTGGGTGCTGGACGGGCCCGCGCACCGCGCCTTCGCCGAGCGCCACGGCTACCGCCCGAGCCGCTCCGCGCACTTCCTGCGCCTGGACCTGGCGAACGCCGCCCTGCCGCCGCCGCAGAGCCCCCCGCCGGGGGTCGAGGTGCGCTCGGCGGCCGTCTTCGCGGACGACCCGCGCCCCCTGTTCGAGCTGGACGCGGAGGTCACGGCGGACGAACCCGGTGACGTCGGCGCCGAGTTCACCGACTACGAGGCCTGGCTCGCACAGACCTGGCGGCACCCCCTGCTCGACCGGGAGCTGACCGCGGTGGTGGTCGCCGACGGCCGCCCGGTGGCGTTCAGCGCGGCCCACACGGACCGCGCGCACCGCCGCTACGGCTCCGCGATGACCGGCACCGCCCGCGCCTTCCGCGGCCGGGGCCTGGCGAAACTCGCCAAGAACGCCGCCCTGCACCGGGCCCGCGCCGCGGGGTACACGGAGGCGTTCACCGGCAACGACACCGGCAACGGCCCGATGCTCGCGATCAACGCGTGGTTCGGGTACGAGATCTGCGCGAGGGAGGTGCGTCATGTCCGGGACCTCGGCTGA
- a CDS encoding DUF402 domain-containing protein: MSGTSADRGRGSERVEVVLVKAGRTKIRYAAELLADDGARIAVRAAWAGDGVRDFGFVRFEPGDVFTEYYWRDRWYSVKEVRGAGGALKGWYCDITRPAVRRGAELVVEDLDLDLWRSADGSDVRRLDEDEFTESGLAQRDPGAARAAVAALDELEALARAAGGLESLLA, encoded by the coding sequence ATGTCCGGGACCTCGGCTGACCGGGGACGCGGGTCCGAGCGGGTGGAGGTGGTGCTGGTCAAGGCGGGCCGGACGAAGATCCGTTACGCCGCCGAGCTGCTCGCCGACGACGGTGCGCGGATCGCCGTGCGGGCCGCCTGGGCGGGCGACGGGGTCCGCGACTTCGGCTTCGTGCGCTTCGAGCCGGGCGACGTCTTCACCGAGTACTACTGGCGGGACCGCTGGTACTCCGTGAAGGAGGTCCGCGGGGCCGGCGGCGCCCTGAAGGGCTGGTACTGCGACATCACCCGCCCCGCGGTCCGCAGGGGTGCCGAACTCGTCGTGGAGGACCTGGACCTCGACCTGTGGCGCTCGGCCGACGGCTCGGACGTACGCCGTCTCGACGAGGACGAGTTCACCGAGAGCGGCCTCGCACAGCGCGATCCCGGGGCGGCGCGCGCCGCCGTGGCCGCCCTCGACGAGCTGGAGGCCCTGGCCCGGGCGGCGGGCGGCCTGGAGTCCCTGCTGGCCTGA
- a CDS encoding GNAT family N-acetyltransferase has product MNDRCHEEVRAAVTADVPAVKAVTDAAYHPYIARIGVVPQPMEADHAADVAAGRVFVTGHPVTGLVVLDAYEDHLFLDSIAVHPDAHGRGVGRRLLRFADAHARVLGLPEIRLYTNAMMWENQTIYPKYGYEVVERRVDGPYHRIHYRKLLHRPA; this is encoded by the coding sequence GTGAACGACAGGTGCCATGAAGAGGTCAGGGCGGCGGTGACCGCCGACGTACCCGCCGTGAAGGCGGTGACCGACGCGGCGTACCACCCCTACATCGCCCGCATCGGCGTCGTGCCGCAGCCCATGGAGGCGGACCACGCGGCGGACGTGGCCGCGGGGCGGGTGTTCGTCACCGGGCACCCGGTGACCGGACTCGTCGTCCTGGACGCGTACGAGGACCATCTGTTCCTCGACAGCATCGCCGTCCACCCGGACGCCCACGGCCGGGGCGTGGGGCGGCGGCTGCTGCGGTTCGCCGACGCGCACGCGCGCGTGCTCGGCCTGCCCGAGATCAGGCTCTACACGAACGCGATGATGTGGGAGAACCAGACGATCTACCCGAAGTACGGTTACGAGGTCGTGGAGCGGCGCGTCGACGGGCCGTACCACCGGATCCACTACCGCAAGCTCCTGCACCGCCCGGCTTGA
- a CDS encoding lytic polysaccharide monooxygenase, which yields MPQRRRRTAAVTAALGLGPLALTTLSAAPAAAHGTMGDPVSRVSQCYAEGPESPSSDACKAAVAAGGTQALYDWNGVRIGDAAGRHRELIPDGKLCSANNEQFNGLDLARADWPATGVRSGSYTFKYRVTAPHKGTFTVYLTKPGYDPAQPLAWDDLDLANPVATAVDPAAAGGFYTFTGTLPERSGAHVLYAVWQRSDSPEAFYSCSDVTFGGGAAADGGTAESAAPAPSASVPSQKQIEAGADRSTVENHGHGDDDHRTTAQPAAAEPAAGEPAAAEPADGEPAGEAPANQPKAAGASGNLAETGGDSGTAYVAVGGAAALALGAAALFASVRRKAATGGRHGR from the coding sequence ATGCCCCAGCGCCGCCGCCGCACGGCCGCCGTCACCGCCGCCCTCGGCCTCGGCCCGCTCGCCCTGACCACCCTGTCCGCCGCGCCCGCGGCCGCGCACGGCACGATGGGCGACCCCGTCAGCCGGGTCTCGCAGTGTTACGCCGAGGGACCGGAGAGCCCGTCGTCGGACGCGTGCAAGGCGGCGGTCGCGGCGGGCGGCACCCAGGCGCTGTACGACTGGAACGGCGTCCGCATCGGCGACGCCGCCGGGCGGCACCGCGAGCTGATCCCGGACGGCAAGCTGTGCAGCGCGAACAACGAGCAGTTCAACGGCCTCGACCTGGCCCGCGCCGACTGGCCGGCGACCGGGGTGCGCAGCGGCTCGTACACCTTCAAGTACCGGGTGACGGCCCCGCACAAGGGCACCTTCACGGTGTATCTGACCAAGCCGGGGTACGACCCGGCCCAGCCGCTGGCCTGGGACGACCTGGACCTGGCCAACCCGGTGGCGACGGCCGTCGACCCGGCCGCGGCGGGCGGCTTCTACACCTTCACCGGCACGCTCCCCGAGCGCTCCGGCGCGCACGTGCTGTACGCGGTCTGGCAGCGCTCGGACAGCCCGGAGGCGTTCTACTCCTGCTCCGACGTCACCTTCGGCGGCGGCGCGGCGGCTGACGGCGGTACGGCGGAGAGTGCCGCCCCGGCCCCGTCCGCGTCCGTGCCCTCCCAGAAGCAGATCGAGGCGGGCGCCGACCGGTCGACCGTCGAGAACCACGGGCACGGCGACGACGACCACCGGACGACGGCGCAGCCCGCCGCCGCGGAGCCGGCCGCTGGGGAGCCGGCTGCCGCCGAGCCCGCCGATGGGGAGCCGGCCGGTGAGGCGCCGGCCAACCAGCCGAAGGCGGCGGGCGCCTCCGGGAACCTCGCCGAGACCGGCGGCGACAGCGGTACGGCCTACGTCGCCGTCGGCGGCGCCGCCGCGCTGGCGCTGGGCGCGGCGGCCCTGTTCGCCTCGGTGCGCCGCAAGGCGGCCACCGGCGGCCGGCACGGCCGCTGA
- a CDS encoding alpha/beta fold hydrolase gives MLPWSRIRRSAAALLLAAAAVLVPATTAHAADAPSRGWNDYGCKPSAAHPRPVVLVHGTFGNSVDNWLGLAPYLVERGYCVFSLDYGRLPGVPFFHGLGPIEKSAQELDAFVDKVLGATGAAEVDLVGHSQGGMMPRHYLKFLGGAAEVNALVGIAPDNHGTTLAGLTRLLPYFPGAEDLLSTATPALADQIAGSAFLTRLNAGGDTVPGVRYTVLATKYEQVVTPYRSGFLDGPNVRNVLLQDLCPVDFSEHLAIGLFDRIAFHAVAGALDPANARPTTCAAAFG, from the coding sequence ATGCTGCCCTGGAGCCGAATACGCAGATCCGCGGCCGCCCTGCTGCTGGCCGCCGCGGCCGTCCTCGTCCCCGCCACCACCGCCCACGCCGCCGATGCCCCGAGCCGGGGCTGGAACGACTACGGCTGCAAGCCCTCCGCCGCCCACCCCCGCCCCGTCGTGCTGGTCCACGGCACCTTCGGCAACTCCGTCGACAACTGGCTGGGCCTCGCCCCCTACCTGGTCGAGCGCGGCTACTGCGTCTTCTCCCTCGACTACGGCCGGCTGCCCGGCGTCCCCTTCTTCCACGGGCTCGGGCCCATCGAGAAGTCCGCGCAGGAGCTGGACGCGTTCGTCGACAAGGTGCTCGGCGCGACCGGCGCCGCCGAGGTCGACCTGGTCGGCCACTCGCAGGGCGGCATGATGCCCCGTCACTACCTCAAGTTCCTCGGCGGCGCCGCCGAGGTGAACGCGCTCGTCGGCATCGCGCCCGACAACCACGGCACCACCCTCGCCGGACTCACCCGGCTGCTGCCCTACTTCCCCGGCGCCGAGGACCTGCTCTCCACCGCCACCCCGGCGCTCGCCGACCAGATCGCCGGATCCGCCTTCCTCACCAGGCTCAACGCGGGCGGCGACACCGTGCCCGGCGTCCGCTACACCGTGCTCGCGACCAAGTACGAGCAGGTCGTCACGCCGTACCGCAGCGGGTTCCTCGACGGGCCGAACGTGCGCAACGTGCTGCTCCAGGACCTCTGTCCGGTCGACTTCTCCGAGCATCTGGCCATCGGGCTGTTCGACCGGATCGCCTTCCACGCGGTGGCGGGCGCTCTCGACCCGGCGAACGCCCGGCCCACCACCTGCGCCGCCGCGTTCGGCTGA